Below is a window of Pelodiscus sinensis isolate JC-2024 unplaced genomic scaffold, ASM4963464v1 ctg115, whole genome shotgun sequence DNA.
atGGAGTGAGGGGGGAACTCTTCCCAGCCTTAgtcttcccccccagagctgagaCAGACCCCAggtgccctggctcccagccccctgctctaaccactggcccccactcccctcccagcaccatggacagACCCCAGCTgcctagctcccagccctgcccagcgggTCCCCGGCCCGGCCTCACCCCAGTGCTTGGTGAAGTTCTGGGTCAGCCCCCAGTGCTGCACCCGGCAGACGTAGTAGTCGCCTGGCGGGGCAGGAAGGGCAGGTAGGAGAACTTGCGGAAGGCGTGGTCCGGGCGGGGGTAGAAGTCGGTCTCGTAGACGCCCTCGGCCACCTCCTGCCCGTTCCTCAGCCACGTCACGCTGAGTGTCCCTGCCCTGAGGTCGGATGGGAGCTGGCTGTCCTGGGAGGGgaccaagccctgcccccatccctgccccccaagtcAGCCAGTCCctggagatggggagagggggttggacatggggggaggggcactcacTCCAGCTCCAGGGTCTCCCCAGGACTGTGTGGTCTCACTGGGTCTCTCCGGGGACACAGTgcggggggggtctcactggggctgtcccagagggggtgggtggctggggacacagtgcgggggggggggccctcactgGGGCTGTCCCAGAGGGGGCGGGTGGCTGGGGACACAGTGCGGGGGGGGCCCTCACTGGGGCTGTCCCAGAGGGGGCGGGTGGCTGGGGACACAGTGCGGGGGGGGCCCTCACTGGGGCTGTCCCAGAGGGGGCGGGTGGCTGGGGACACAGTGCAGGGTAGGGGGTCTCACTGGGGACAGGATGGGCAGGGCCAGCTGGGCCATGGGGCCGCCCTGTCCCGCGCCCATCTCCTCTCCCGGCACCGGGCTGGTGTGGGGCCGGCTGCGCTGGGGGGGTGCATGTCctacccccgggggggggggactgttggGGGCAGCACCCACCATTCAGCAGGCCCAATGGCAGAAACCCCTGCGCCGACCAGGCTGTTACCGGGCAGAgccccagcgcccggccccgcacCGAGCGGAGGGAGAAGCAACAGGCCAATTCCAAGGCCCAACCGCTGAGGTTCGCCCACGACCCCTGATCTGTGAACGTTTGGGGAGGGCGAATTCCCGGCCAGACATGGCTGCGGGGGCCCGGTCTGCAGAGTGGGGCCACGTTATGCTTGTGAGAAGCTGTGACGGCGCATGGGGGTCCCCCCGTCCGCAGCACCATGaggctctgccagccagtagactaGGGAGGGCGTATTGCTGCGCCGAGATGCAGGCGTAAGACgccaggctggcagccccacTTCCCCTGGGGAAGGGCTAGGGGTCGCTGAATCCCCCACGCTGGTTAGTCTGCTCCCTCCACGCTCCCCCACACACCGAGGCTGGCAACACTCCTGGGCCCTTTCTGGGTGAGCTGGGCCagaatacaggggtgggcaagagaccctggccctggggtgggggctggggtctctctggggcaggTTTTCctgagcctccctctccccccccccccagtgcagcccCAGGCGACGGTGTACCCCtcgggcccccagccccacccccacctgctgGTGTGCGCCGTGACGGGCTTCTACCCCGGGCTGGTGGAGGTGACGTGGCTGAGGAACGGGCAGGAGCAGACGACCGGGGTGGTGTCCACGGAGCTGCTGCAGAACGGAGACTGGACCTTCCAGATCCTGCTCATGCTGGAGATGAGCCCCCGGCCCGGGGACGTCTACACCTGCCGGGTGCAACACAtcagcctgcccagccccctggaaGTGCGCTGGGGTGAgagcctggggcagccagccccccacgtacagccccgccccctggccgtgggtCAGCCAGTCACACAcgtacagccccgccccctggccccgggtcagccagccccacacatacagccccgccccctggccatgcacTGGGGTAAGCTCAGGCATCCAGTGGGTTCCACTCAAGGCTACAGTCTCACGTCCTGCAGCGTTTTCCCTGCTCTGACTGGCCGGGGCTGGTCCCTGCCCAGAGGGGCCCTGGGGCCCCTGGCTCTGAGCGGCCGGGGCTGGTCCCTGCCCAGAGGGGCCCTGGGGCCCCTGGCTCTGAGCGGccggggctggcccctgcccagaggggccccggggcccctggcTCTGACCGGCTGcccgtccctgtccctgtcccccagAGGCACAGTCGGACTCGGCCAGGAGCAAGATGCTGACGGGCGTCGGGGGCTTCGTGCTGGGGCTGATCTTCCTGGTGCCCGGACTGGTCGTCTACCTGAGGAACAAGAAAGGTGGGGGCTGTCGGGGGGGGCACCACAGGGTTTCGGGGGGAATGTTGGGGGGGGGTCAAGAGAAGTGGGGTCTGGCTGCAGCCCTCCGCAGCTCCCGGGGCTGCTCTGAGTCCGGCAGGGGCCTCCCGGCTTCTAGTCccctgggggagggctgggccgtgggggtccccgggccaggctggggggggtcccaCTCTTCCCCCCCGGCCAAGGCCTCATGGGGGGACAatttcctgccctggctctgaccgtgtctctctctttttcagggcgccctgttccccagcccgCAGGTAACTCCCCCCCCCTTCAATCCGTGGGGCGGCTGCGTCTGTCCCTGGGCCCATGGCCCGGCCAGGGCtgatttctccccctctccccgcagggcTCCTGAGCTAGACCCAGGCCTCCGACCCCGCCCGGCAGGAGCGTCCGACCGTCCTTCTGTCTGTCCCAGCACCGCGCCCAGCCTGGAGAACGCAGAACTGGGGCCTGTCCCTTCATGTCGCCATCTgccagggagaggaagaaaaagcaaagaacctaactatctaaTTAACAGCAGCTATTTACAGATGAAATAGagcgggaaccattaactaactaGAGAGACGCTCCAACGACTGTTCACAGCGGTAAGAAGGAACggaggtggggcagtgccggcaggggtacttacgCCCCGCcgctccagggggcgccctgccggcgctacgggtaccgctagggaaaacgctccggaaggcgcggtgcacgcggcgcgcacacctactgcaaatggacatgagcaaccactcgaagaactATACATACCAGACCTGCTGATGTGAACCCTGCGAATTCTCTGACGGTCTGGAAAACGGTTTATGGAGTCAGATAAGCCATTGTgtgagcctccagcagggggcatctCTTTTGGGTATTTTTCCTCATCACCTctttagccttttttaaaaattttgcagTGATCTTGGCCTGGAACGTTTTGGCAGCCACCCGTTTATCCGCCAAACGCTGTCCCCCCTTTTGTTTACACCTTATCTGAGGGGGACCCCTGAGGATGCCCCTTTTCCCCAGGCCCCTTTCTTTTAGGCCTCCTGAGGGTACAGAGTTCACcagttttctgaatgaagcaTCAAACTTCCCCCATACGAGAATATGGGGGAGCTGTGATGAGCTTATGGTTTCGGGAGAATGGTTTGTCAGTCCTTGgtgttttattcacaacccctagagcgcctgctccgggtttgtgaatgtgtgtggttttgcgcacgttcagaacccctagagtgcctgctccgggtttgtgaatgtgggcattttcgctcacagttctcagggcttggtgtggcagtggccgctgaggaactggggttgtgtttgtgtggctgcaacacctcggcattgcaggagttttcagtccttggtgttttattcacaacccctagagcgcgtgctccgggtttgtgaatgtgtgtggttttacgcacgttcagaacccctagagcgcatgctccgggtttgtgaatgtgtgtggttttgcgcacgttcagaacccctagagcgcatgctccgggtttgtgaatgtgggcattttcgctcagtttcctcagggcatggtgtggcggtgaccgctgaggaactggagttgtgtttgtgtggctgcaacacctcggcattgcaggagttttcagtccttggttgtttattcacaacccctagagcgcatgctccgggtttgtgaatgtgtgtggttttacgcacgttcagaacccctagagcgcctgctccgggtttgtgaatgtgtgtggttttgcacacgttcagaacccctagagcgcctgctccgggtttgtgaatgggTGTGGTTTtacgcacgttcagaacccctagagcgcctgctccgggtttgtgaatgggTGTGGTTTtacgcacgttcagaacccctagagcgcctgctccgggtttgtgaatgtgggcgttttcacTCACAGTTCTCaaggcttggtgtggcagtggccgctgaggaactggagttgtgtttgtgtggctgcaacacctcggcattgcaggagttttcagtccttggtgttttattcacaacccctagagcgcctgctccgggtttgtgaatgtgtgtggttttgcgcacgttcagaacccctagagcgcctgctccgggtttgtgaatgtgggcattttcgctcagtttcctcagggcatggtgtggtggtgaccgctgaggaactggagttgtgtttgtgtggctgcaacacctcggcattgcaggagttttcagtccttggttgtttattcacaacccctagagcgcctgctccgggtttgtgaatgtgtgtggttttgcgcacgttcagaacccctagagcgcctgctctgggtttgtgaatgtgggcgttttcacTCACAGTTCTCTCAGGGtatggtgtggcagtggccgctgaggaactggagttgtggttgcatggttgtttcttaccagagtcttttgttttgtcctCGGGTTTGACGTATGTGAGGTTTGGACCGCCCGGATGCTTCATCTGCAGTCTTGTGCTGTTTTGCGTTGTTAAAGGTCtcaaagcagattcctggttctttGGCGGTTCTGGAGGAGTTGTCCTTGTAGCTCTGACTACAGCATTGTCAGAAAAGATGTCCATGCCTATGAGGTgggggaaaaactttttttttttggtaaaaacacacacaccacacctGAACTTTACCATCTCTCACCCCCACACCTATGTATTTACTTAAAACCTCATAGAACAACCAAACCGataagcaaaatatatttactggGCTTCATCGATCCATCAGTCACTGATGCTGGTGAATTTTCCTTCTCAgctgtctctttcctttttctttcgaGCTTGTTTTCCCTCTGGTCTAAGGATCTCTCATGTTTTGACTGTTCTGTGGAGCAAACAACATTATAAAACACATGAAACCctcttgtaaactttaaaatcattagggggtttttctatttcaaaagttatagctttaaaacaaaatcatccatttcaggctgtacaacaaacaacaaaaaaccccataaacatttttttaaatacatctcattttgcagaataaaaaccaaaactgcttttaaaaccccTTGTTAGTTTAAACAAACCAAGTACTTTAAAAACCCTACACCTATTCCttgcacagccccctccctccacacacacacacactaaacagCAGCTTTATAAAACACACCAAACCAAGTTTGCAGCCATATGCTTTTCAAACCCACCTGCATTTAACACatcacattttgcacagaaaaagcaacccaccaaacactctataccagcagtttgccaacatattttaaaaacacacctgtGTCTGTCACACACTCCCATCACACATACACACCTTCAAAAACTCCCCACAACAGTTTTAAAACCATTTGCAACAATACTTTTTAAAAGCAGCGGTATGCAACaaactaggttttttttaaaccacttatCTCTAGCATAAGCCCCTGAATCACCCACAACTTAACCCCTCCAgccagcttttttttaaaataagaacccCCAGGTAAAAACACACCACATTTTTGTAACCATCCCAGATACTTTTAGCCTAaccccaccacctcctcccccaactcagaattgaacgtttattttgaaaacacatttGGCACAGAAAGAGCAACCCCCCAAACACTCTATACCAGCAGTTTGCCAACATATAGTTTAAAAACACACCTGTGTCttgcacagagcccccctctctcacacacacccagtAGCACCATATGTATTTAAAAGGCACATGTGTGTTTGGGCTTTTGGTTAGTTAGGATTACACCCAAATGCCTCAAACCCATTTTAGAAACACATCACATTTTGCACAGTAAAAAACCTGTTAGTTTGAAACAAGCCAACAGTTAGCaaccaaatactttttaaaaacacacctatGTCTTGCACAGACCTCATCTCTCTCTCAcaaaccccccccacacacaaaccccaCATACATTTAAAAGCCAAGTGCAAAAAAGTTACCTTTCACTATGGGGTAAAGTGTTGCAGGCACACGCTTGTTCTGTTCCCCCATGTGTGTTTGAGCCTTAAGGTTAAAAAATAAGCACAAATGTTCATTAGTATTACTCAggggttttttaaaaacagtattaagcacaactacagttaaaaatggtttttaccttGGCCTGGTGGTGAACTGCAGCTTAAAATGACTGGTTCCATGTTAAACTGATCACACTGCAATAAAGATAGCCACCATTGTTTTACTAAAAGAGCATGGCCAAAGAGTGGCAttatagaatatatattttcaaagttacaAACAGGGACCATACCTTCTCCTGTTGCAGTCCAGCAGCCATTCAAGAAAGTTTCTGTTGAAAAGGACAGTCTCCACCATACCTAGGTTTTCTATACCCTGCTAACCCATTGTTTCAAACAACTTCAACCTAGTAGCTAACAGGTGAATTTGATCACTGCAACTCAAACATAATAGCTCCTTAAAGACATAGGCACCCCTCCCTAGCATGGCCTTTTGtgatctgggggtggaggaatTAAGCTGTCTCCACACCTGAGTTGCTTTTGGctacattattttttcttttagttaaaatacattttttgtagGGCTTTCTTACCGTATTAACAGTAAAAGCACCAATCCTTAATGTAGCTGTGCCCATTTCCATGTGGGACCCTTTGCAGATATCAACACATgtcttggggtttgttttttaaacatgctTCTTTCATGCTTAAGGCTTGAGgtttaaataaaatgcttttaaatgtttgattgtcTTTAGAGCAAATGCTTGTTCTAAAGTATGGGTAAAAgtttgaaacatttcagttttgggttagacccttaatttttttttaacttttaatggcTAGAAAAAGTAGCCCCTAGCACTTAACCAACTCCTGGGTCATATTTAAACTGTCCGCTAGCGTTTCTACCAATTCCTGTGTcctttaaactgtccaatagcgCTCTACCAGCCCCAGGGGttatatttaaactgtccaatagcatctgcaaactcctgaggtgttatttaattaaatattcatCAGAGCCTACCCATCCAACCCATCAAATTTAATTACTGAACATTATCCTCAACAAGGGTAAGTGGTCACACCTAAACCTAATCATTGACTAGAGCCCCTGGCTATTCAGTGAGGTGTGGTTAAACCATTGAGTTCATGTCTAATAAATcctaactggggggggggggggggggaattttttccttttatttaaaaaacaaaacatttgaagGGTTTTTCCTTCCCCCGAGTTTCTACCATACACTTTCAGGGGTTTTCAGTAAATGGGCCCCTTTATACAAAATGGATTCtcacaaactttattttttttaactgattttatttaaaaaacatacaGACCATGTGTTCCACCAAAACTTTTACTCATGTAAGAATCACACAAATCTTCTGAGTCACAAAAGCCCCTTTTCAGAAGATATTTACAGCTACCGAGTTTTATATCTGGTGTGTGTCCCCTCACCATTCTCTAACTTCATCCTTCTAGACATCTTACAAACAGTCTTTCTCTTAAGCAGGGTTCTGTAACTTTTTGTACGCACCAGACGTTCAATATAACGCTCTAAGCAGGCGTCTTTTGGCTTGGTCATGGTCTTTAAAACACTGTGAGGATCTTGACTGAATTGCACTGCATTTACCAAAGTCACCCCTTGTGCTAAGTGTTCTTGAGTTAAGCACAGACATTGCATAGCATAACCTACAGCAATAACAGTACTTAATaagctttccaaacacagttcagcacatcgGCCCCGGAGCTTGCGGTTTATatcctctggagtccaagtcacaCAGTcatggtgctgctgggctggcgcATCTATGACACAACCCTcccagtcctcaaaaagcttttccctaagacagtgagtaaggacggtataaacaccaaTGCGTACAATAGAGCACATcacttttttacgcttatgatgtgctactggctcaactaggtcaatgccaAGCCACCGCCTGAATTCTTCACGGCCGTCATCCTTGGCTTTCTCTccaatgctttgtatcggtgttgagcaaaaccaaggtgggcccggttcgtctgccttgtccgatgcaatgctgtcctggcTCTGAGGGTCGGCTAGAAAGGCATCGTCGAGCTGTCGagagattgccagaaagaaataatgtaagatgCCCTGGTCAGATactggtgtatccatcagcggctgggccaaagggctcccttcaacgtCTCCTTCCTCGGAAATGTCGCTGacgtagcgctttcttctcggcaccaaaacaaagctGGTGAAAGagtccatgtttccgctcagcatTTGCACGCTCTGTGAAACATGcactcttggaacaagatggcctcttttgtgtggcgctagaacttatggggaagtgctatgctctgattggcacagggtgtcacgggaagctcttataGGGGTCACATGACccgcttccggtctggtcaacggtcCCGGAACTtcccccccgattggtcaaagtgATTTGCGGGGCAATCCTACAGGGGAAAAAGCCTTTCTGATTGGTAGAGGAAGGTGGGGTGAGTTCCTAGAGGGATCacatgacccacttctgggcgggttcTGGCTGCTGGGGCAGGCGGCCAAGGAGCCGAATCAGGTGGGATGGAAGGTGGTGCAGCCCAGATGGGAAAGGCCCCTGGGCTGTCCCAGGTCCCCCCAggcagccagcgccccccccccccgcctcagtcCCAGGGGCTGTCCTGaacccagctgggatcagggccgtgtcagccctgcctgcaggagCCAAAGGCGACCAGCCAAAGAGGGATCGGCCCCCGAGCAGggaggggggacccagcgcccACAGGAGGGGGGACCTGAACCCAGGATTCCgggttcccagcccctcccccaacccaccaGCCTTGCAGAGCAGGAATAGGACCCGGCCTGGTCGGGCTCCCAGTCTCCATGTGCAGGGcccccctggctgccctggggtgagctgggccctggggaggggggtcagcAGGACCCAGGTGGGGGCAGTTcaggctttgccccccccctgCTGTGTCTCACCCGCATGCGCCGGGCCCGATTCCAGTCTGTGCAAAactccctggggcagagggcaccTGGAGTCAGCTCcctcctgggggcagggtgagTCTGTGGGGGGTAGGGaagccgctgcccctgcccccagcctcccacccctccctgcagccctgctcagCCCAACCTGCCACTGCCGCCTGGAATCTGCCGGAGACCAATGACACGGCCCAgagctgggtcctgattggccgggctggggggctacTTGGGTTCAAGGCGGAGTGGAAGCTTCCTGGGGAAAGCCCCGAGaattctggggtgggggtgacactgtgctggggaggggggggggagagctctgGCTGCTCCGGATCTCGGGTTGGACACTCACAGAAGTGGGTCCAGTCAAGCCTctgacctcccctctcccccccccttgcatctCCCTGAGACACTGGGACCTGGCCAGCTACAGCAGAGCTCCCgtcgggggcagggagccacagAGCCCCCCTGAACCCCACTCTGGGTTGTGACTCCCCCACCAATCCCCATTTAGCCAGGCTAATCTGTGTTCCTGGTGCCCGCCGGCCAGCCTGGCCCGGGGCTGTATTCAGATGCGTCACCCCTCGGCCAGTTCCTTTAGCACTCTTGGGCGTCAGTGATCCGGGACAGTGGGCATCAACGTGTTTGATTTTAGCAGCTGTTGCTTCACCTCTGGTTCCCCCACGGCATCAGCAGGGacagccccagcctgctgcctcccGCCCCACACAGCCAGGAAGGGCCGTGGGGCATTTCAGCCTTAGTTGCTCCCCTACTTAAGAGTGTTAGCAGTGGCATC
It encodes the following:
- the LOC142825296 gene encoding HLA class II histocompatibility antigen, DR beta 4 chain-like, with amino-acid sequence MDGFLSAFERACELHRIPPADRLRHLTPLLGSPGDGQAWVPLPTCTLAGGGVKRRGLDLGHGLDTDRLEAVQPQATVYPSGPQPHPHLLVCAVTGFYPGLVEVTWLRNGQEQTTGVVSTELLQNGDWTFQILLMLEMSPRPGDVYTCRVQHISLPSPLEVRWEAQSDSARSKMLTGVGGFVLGLIFLVPGLVVYLRNKKGRPVPQPAGLLS